One stretch of Pseudomonas azotoformans DNA includes these proteins:
- a CDS encoding YncE family protein codes for MTTVAGTPITANFGTPKTQDEEVYEFDLSQPEHVPPVAFADLSLNIPSLTKPYIGYDGAINKAAKNLDPEKGLLCILMPYIDMVANDFVELFFGNATERAAFTTVSDAQASAGLSISLYVSRAWLEYGPVFPCFFRVTRAGGGDAETKKFRFFVDDVVPAGPNPDDATHHDYITAPQLEIHIIENGVQPEDAQMGVKIQIPKYPNRPGLNPLYNWAARDTIWLTLNGHVIKHVVTEGEAAGTDPITITVYNATWDTVGYGDVIIQYYVIDEAGNKTVAPSPLTIVESFVGNPNPLLAAPFIAEVDDEGKLDVRLLDGEDATIVINVPGNGYQRFDVIEVFAVGHTAAGTPVEEVFTGTVNSVFVNFHIFLPFKYLETLVGGSLRIRFERIRAGVTPNRRSKVNVYEVIGDSIPVELPPARILQAPDGNIPVDAASITIWIDHYTGQDAFDAVTVILIGTYANGAGYYREVGPRPAGKGNIIFNLANGPDGDISRLEGGTLDVLYTVTNEAGTRPSQVANFDVGELVASLPIVKIDEAPPPDYVFNPSVSLFGATVLVPQNPAFTLGSIVTLHFEGSAPGGSTTKPFPITPIWVGRDLYFEIERPFVIANLDKSARIYYIRTKPNERTRISHAVDMRVGTRLNLPAPQILQSTVVIPDVSATIDPLHVVSPPVATIRVKYNMLDADTIQPFIKGKMGIGSPTIAPKLGNTAQGYVDFNVSNTVVAAHINEAFNVDYVVTRNGSDTPSNSLNVRVFPLPDLVTNVVSIPQASGGQVDANTANTVQVLEYPFMQLGQPVWITFEHDDGTLDYVVRNGVPVTPAEYSSRKIITSIPNDYLRSRPNGSPLRIKTQVSMDGLNSQNSTVRLNAPPYSIKRQAGIVAHIDVGALPARLVISPDGSRVYVTNYSSHTVSVISTATHKVIHTILGLNSPYAIAVSPDGGRLYVSNIGSQRVTVINTTSYGFINQITGFATPYTILLNKDGSRLYVACYSSHALYTHDTLDGKRLYTLSGYTNAAGLAFSPSQTRLYAGSQTTVNVIDPPSNVRVAAITGFSTPQDMAYSPYNTSTNPTLYVANTNGDNVHIINAGSNIIRRILPAFSRPYGIVMHPTQPLAYVTDYNNNAVKVIDTIQETVIDVISGFNRPHGVAISGDGSTLYVTNYLGSTVTVVNT; via the coding sequence ATGACAACCGTTGCCGGTACACCAATAACAGCCAACTTCGGCACTCCCAAAACGCAGGATGAAGAGGTCTACGAATTCGACCTCAGCCAACCCGAGCACGTACCCCCTGTCGCGTTCGCAGATTTATCGTTAAATATACCCAGCCTCACGAAGCCCTATATTGGTTACGATGGAGCGATCAATAAAGCAGCGAAAAATCTCGACCCTGAAAAAGGTCTCTTGTGTATTCTGATGCCATACATCGATATGGTAGCAAATGATTTCGTCGAGCTGTTCTTCGGAAATGCTACTGAGCGGGCTGCCTTTACGACAGTTTCTGATGCCCAAGCTTCGGCGGGGTTATCGATTTCCTTGTATGTGTCACGCGCATGGCTTGAATACGGTCCCGTTTTTCCCTGTTTTTTCAGGGTCACGCGCGCTGGCGGAGGCGACGCGGAGACGAAAAAATTCAGGTTCTTTGTTGACGATGTTGTACCTGCCGGGCCCAACCCAGACGATGCAACTCATCACGACTATATAACTGCACCGCAATTGGAGATACACATCATCGAAAATGGCGTGCAGCCAGAAGATGCTCAGATGGGTGTCAAGATACAAATCCCCAAGTACCCAAACAGACCAGGTTTGAATCCGCTTTATAATTGGGCCGCACGAGATACAATCTGGCTGACACTCAACGGCCATGTGATTAAGCACGTAGTAACAGAAGGCGAAGCGGCAGGTACGGACCCAATCACCATCACCGTCTACAACGCCACATGGGACACAGTCGGCTACGGCGATGTGATCATTCAATATTATGTGATAGACGAAGCTGGGAATAAAACAGTTGCCCCCTCTCCGCTGACAATTGTCGAGTCTTTTGTCGGCAATCCAAATCCTCTTCTAGCTGCACCTTTCATCGCTGAAGTTGACGATGAGGGGAAGTTAGATGTTCGCCTACTGGACGGTGAAGATGCGACCATCGTTATTAATGTCCCTGGCAACGGCTACCAAAGATTTGATGTAATAGAAGTATTCGCAGTGGGACATACCGCTGCAGGAACCCCTGTTGAAGAGGTATTTACCGGCACCGTCAATTCAGTCTTTGTTAATTTTCATATTTTTCTGCCTTTCAAGTATTTAGAAACGCTGGTCGGCGGCAGCCTGCGTATTCGCTTCGAACGGATACGCGCAGGCGTCACACCTAATCGTCGTTCGAAGGTCAATGTATATGAAGTCATTGGCGACTCAATCCCGGTCGAGCTTCCTCCTGCGAGAATTCTTCAGGCACCGGACGGCAATATACCGGTAGACGCTGCATCGATTACCATCTGGATCGATCACTATACCGGACAAGACGCGTTCGACGCAGTGACAGTGATTTTAATCGGAACCTACGCCAATGGAGCCGGTTACTATCGAGAAGTAGGGCCGCGACCCGCCGGAAAAGGCAACATTATCTTTAACCTCGCAAACGGTCCCGACGGCGACATTTCCCGTCTTGAAGGCGGCACACTGGACGTTCTTTACACAGTCACGAATGAGGCCGGAACTCGTCCGTCTCAAGTTGCCAACTTTGATGTAGGCGAACTTGTCGCTTCGTTGCCTATTGTTAAAATTGACGAGGCCCCGCCACCAGATTATGTATTTAATCCATCCGTGAGTCTTTTTGGTGCAACCGTCCTTGTCCCGCAAAACCCGGCTTTCACTCTAGGCAGTATCGTTACATTGCACTTTGAAGGTTCTGCACCGGGTGGCAGTACCACTAAACCTTTCCCCATTACCCCCATCTGGGTGGGGAGAGACCTATACTTCGAGATCGAACGTCCTTTCGTGATAGCCAACCTCGACAAATCAGCCAGAATTTATTACATACGGACCAAGCCAAATGAACGTACGCGTATTTCCCACGCAGTGGATATGCGCGTTGGGACGCGACTGAATCTTCCCGCGCCGCAGATTTTGCAATCAACCGTTGTCATACCAGACGTAAGTGCCACAATCGATCCGCTCCATGTAGTCAGTCCGCCGGTAGCCACGATTCGCGTCAAGTACAACATGCTGGACGCTGACACTATCCAACCTTTCATTAAGGGAAAGATGGGTATAGGCAGCCCAACTATTGCGCCAAAACTCGGCAACACCGCCCAGGGTTATGTTGATTTCAACGTTTCAAACACTGTCGTTGCCGCTCACATAAATGAGGCGTTTAACGTTGACTATGTAGTCACACGAAACGGTTCTGACACCCCTTCAAACTCACTGAATGTAAGAGTCTTCCCGCTTCCTGACTTGGTCACGAACGTGGTGAGCATTCCTCAAGCCTCAGGAGGTCAAGTCGACGCCAATACTGCCAACACGGTACAAGTGCTCGAATACCCCTTTATGCAGCTAGGTCAGCCTGTCTGGATAACTTTTGAACATGATGATGGAACATTAGATTATGTAGTGCGTAACGGCGTCCCAGTAACGCCTGCAGAGTACAGCTCCAGAAAAATCATCACCTCGATCCCCAACGACTACCTGAGGTCACGCCCAAATGGAAGTCCCCTTCGCATCAAAACACAGGTCTCAATGGATGGGCTCAATAGTCAAAACTCTACCGTGCGTTTGAATGCACCACCCTACAGTATTAAAAGACAGGCGGGGATTGTTGCTCACATTGATGTAGGTGCACTCCCTGCTAGATTGGTCATTAGTCCAGATGGAAGCAGGGTTTACGTGACTAACTACAGCTCTCACACTGTCTCGGTAATTTCAACAGCCACCCACAAAGTAATTCATACCATCCTTGGATTAAACTCGCCCTATGCTATCGCTGTAAGCCCAGATGGCGGAAGGTTGTACGTGAGCAACATCGGCTCACAAAGGGTAACAGTCATCAACACAACCAGCTATGGCTTCATCAATCAGATAACAGGGTTTGCCACCCCCTATACAATTCTGTTAAACAAAGATGGGTCACGTCTATATGTTGCCTGTTATTCGTCACACGCCTTGTACACCCATGACACTCTCGATGGCAAACGCCTATATACGCTGTCAGGGTATACCAACGCTGCCGGGCTGGCTTTCAGCCCAAGCCAGACCCGACTTTATGCAGGCAGTCAAACCACAGTTAATGTTATTGACCCACCATCCAATGTCCGTGTGGCAGCGATTACAGGATTCTCCACTCCTCAAGACATGGCTTACAGCCCATACAACACCAGCACCAATCCGACGCTCTACGTGGCTAATACCAACGGAGATAACGTTCATATAATTAATGCGGGCTCCAATATCATACGCCGTATCCTACCCGCATTTAGCCGTCCATACGGCATCGTCATGCACCCTACTCAACCACTCGCCTACGTTACCGACTACAATAATAATGCGGTAAAAGTAATAGACACCATTCAGGAAACGGTGATCGATGTTATCTCGGGGTTCAATCGCCCCCACGGAGTTGCTATCAGCGGCGACGGCTCCACCCTTTATGTGACCAATTACTTGGGTAGTACAGTAACGGTTGTAAACACCTGA
- a CDS encoding autotransporter outer membrane beta-barrel domain-containing protein yields the protein MTSITSHRFRLSRLSSIIKLMAVTPLYLLSEQALSAVVVDGNVGSGKHDVYPGTAATDYIAQNGATLTVHDGATVKEIRATTGSNLTMTGATVTSAHASQAAITLANSNAVITGTKITSHFSGGLNVARQTGTTTGSYAQVNGSEVIGATWGANVTSHSLLELNNSTLRGQSRQGLVLQGGAAIATGSEITGATSGVVMTGESLTVPATPQLTLDGSRVVGLNGPAISVERPFTAEIDVRNGSTLVGGNGNMLELTGGGNANMRVNNSALAGNIQVGTGSALDLSLDHAIMNGDVINNGGSASVGLSNGSILTGRLENVDKLAINSDATWVMVDNQQVGDLALSGGNVKFGDPGVFYQLDVENLSGNGTFIMTADFATLTGDFLNVTGTSSGDHKLLIASSGADPLSDDRLHVVHTADGGAKFSLLGDRVDVGTYSYSLVNDNEGKDWLLDPGSKVISPSTHSVLALANAAPSVLYGEMTNLRTRMGELRHSDGKSSGLWSRTYGNKFEVNNRDKGVQYNQIQRGFTLGADVPLSGGDGQWLAGFLAGHSTSDLDLNRGSKATVNSYYAGGYATWLDAESGFYFDGVLKFNRLHNESNVAMSDGRKAKGNYTQNAVTASAEVGRHIKLDDGFFVEPYGQLATAIIQRQSYELDNGLQAKGARTASVVGKAGVTAGRDIQLDGGSVLQPYLRTAVAHEFNQSNKVSVNGNSFNNDLSGTRVEMAAGLAMAVSKNWKVHADVERSMGKSVDQPWGVNVGVRYDF from the coding sequence ATGACTTCTATTACTTCCCATCGTTTTCGCTTGTCGCGTTTATCGTCAATCATCAAACTCATGGCGGTTACCCCGCTCTACTTACTGAGCGAGCAAGCACTCTCCGCGGTCGTCGTAGACGGTAACGTCGGTAGCGGCAAACATGACGTCTATCCCGGTACAGCCGCTACCGATTACATTGCCCAGAACGGTGCGACGCTCACTGTCCACGACGGCGCGACGGTCAAGGAAATCCGTGCTACGACCGGCTCCAATCTGACCATGACCGGTGCCACCGTGACCTCGGCACACGCCTCCCAGGCGGCGATTACCCTGGCCAACTCGAACGCAGTCATCACCGGCACAAAGATTACCAGCCATTTCAGCGGCGGCTTGAACGTGGCTCGCCAGACGGGCACGACGACTGGTTCCTACGCACAGGTCAATGGCAGCGAAGTCATCGGTGCGACCTGGGGAGCCAACGTCACCTCCCATAGCCTGCTGGAACTGAATAACTCTACGTTGAGAGGGCAAAGCCGGCAGGGCCTGGTGCTGCAGGGGGGGGCGGCGATTGCGACCGGCAGTGAAATTACAGGGGCTACCAGTGGCGTGGTAATGACGGGTGAAAGCCTGACCGTGCCTGCGACGCCTCAATTGACCCTGGACGGTTCGCGGGTGGTTGGGCTCAATGGTCCGGCAATCAGCGTAGAGCGACCGTTCACTGCTGAAATCGACGTGCGCAATGGCTCCACCCTGGTCGGCGGCAACGGCAACATGCTCGAGCTGACGGGTGGCGGCAACGCCAACATGCGTGTCAACAACAGTGCCTTGGCCGGCAACATCCAGGTGGGCACCGGCAGCGCCCTGGACCTGAGCCTCGACCACGCCATCATGAACGGCGATGTGATCAACAACGGCGGCAGCGCCAGCGTCGGCCTGAGCAACGGCTCGATCCTCACTGGCCGCCTGGAAAACGTCGACAAGCTGGCGATCAACAGCGACGCCACCTGGGTGATGGTCGACAACCAGCAAGTGGGCGACCTGGCCCTGAGCGGCGGCAACGTCAAGTTCGGCGACCCGGGCGTGTTCTATCAACTGGACGTGGAAAACCTGTCGGGCAACGGCACCTTCATCATGACGGCGGATTTCGCCACGTTGACCGGCGACTTCCTTAACGTCACCGGGACGTCGTCGGGTGATCACAAGCTGCTGATCGCCAGCAGCGGTGCCGACCCGTTGAGCGATGACCGCCTGCACGTGGTACACACCGCCGATGGCGGTGCCAAGTTCAGCCTGCTGGGTGACCGTGTGGACGTGGGCACTTACTCCTACAGCCTGGTCAACGACAACGAAGGCAAGGACTGGCTGCTGGACCCGGGCAGCAAGGTGATCAGCCCGAGCACCCACTCCGTACTGGCCCTGGCCAACGCGGCGCCGAGCGTTCTCTACGGTGAAATGACCAACCTGCGTACCCGCATGGGTGAGTTGCGTCACAGCGATGGTAAGTCGAGCGGCTTGTGGAGCCGTACGTACGGCAACAAGTTTGAAGTGAACAACCGCGATAAAGGTGTGCAGTACAACCAGATACAGCGTGGTTTTACCCTGGGTGCCGACGTACCGTTGTCCGGCGGCGACGGCCAATGGCTGGCAGGCTTCCTGGCCGGTCACAGCACCTCCGACCTGGACCTGAACCGTGGCAGCAAAGCCACCGTCAACAGTTACTACGCCGGTGGTTACGCCACGTGGCTGGACGCTGAGAGCGGCTTCTACTTCGACGGTGTGCTCAAGTTCAACCGCTTGCACAACGAGTCCAATGTGGCGATGAGCGACGGCAGGAAAGCCAAAGGCAACTACACGCAAAACGCAGTGACTGCTTCGGCAGAGGTGGGCCGCCACATCAAGCTGGACGACGGCTTCTTCGTGGAACCTTACGGCCAGTTGGCCACGGCAATCATCCAGCGCCAGAGCTACGAGTTGGATAATGGCCTGCAAGCCAAGGGCGCGCGTACCGCTTCGGTGGTGGGCAAGGCCGGTGTGACCGCTGGGCGTGATATCCAACTGGACGGTGGCAGTGTATTGCAGCCGTACTTGCGGACTGCCGTTGCCCATGAGTTCAACCAGAGCAACAAGGTGTCGGTGAACGGCAACAGCTTCAACAACGACCTGTCGGGTACCCGGGTTGAAATGGCAGCCGGACTGGCCATGGCCGTGTCGAAGAACTGGAAGGTCCACGCCGATGTAGAGCGCAGTATGGGCAAGAGTGTTGATCAGCCGTGGGGGGTGAATGTGGGGGTGCGGTATGACTTTTAA
- a CDS encoding tripartite tricarboxylate transporter TctB family protein, whose amino-acid sequence MLLQRIFAAALLLACAALALMAWPYQASFSYEPVGPRAYPLLMLGLMSLALIYMLFRPQPTKHTEEEPALDRETLIKIGVCVALLIVFAGTFEPLGFILSSMLIGIPMARLYGGRWLPSVVIVSLMAIGLYLLFDKAMDVPLPLGLLDVLEN is encoded by the coding sequence ATGCTCTTACAACGCATTTTCGCCGCCGCGCTGCTACTGGCCTGCGCCGCCCTGGCACTGATGGCCTGGCCGTATCAGGCGTCGTTTTCCTACGAGCCAGTGGGGCCGCGCGCCTACCCGCTGCTGATGCTCGGGCTGATGAGCCTGGCACTGATCTACATGCTGTTTCGTCCACAACCGACCAAACACACCGAAGAAGAACCCGCGCTGGACCGCGAAACACTGATCAAGATCGGCGTGTGCGTCGCGCTGTTGATCGTGTTCGCCGGCACCTTCGAACCCCTGGGTTTCATCCTCAGCAGCATGCTGATCGGCATCCCGATGGCACGCCTGTATGGCGGCCGCTGGTTGCCCAGCGTGGTGATCGTCAGCCTGATGGCGATCGGTCTTTACCTGCTGTTCGATAAAGCCATGGATGTGCCGCTGCCCCTCGGCCTGCTCGACGTTCTGGAGAACTGA
- a CDS encoding Bug family tripartite tricarboxylate transporter substrate binding protein, which translates to MTMTLSLRKLALAAGCMLFAGQLLAADEPKRPECIAPASPGGGFDLTCKLAQSALVNEKLLSKPMRVTYMPGGVGAVAYNAVVAQRPADAGTLVAWSSGSLLNLAQGKFGRFDESAVRWLAAVGTSYGAIAVKADSPYKTLDDLVKALKKDPGSVVIGSGGTVGSQDWMQTALIAKAAGINPRELRYVALEGGGEIATALLGGHIQVGSTDISDSMPHILSGDMRLLAVFSEQRLDEPEMKNIPTAKEQGYDIVWPVVRGFYLGPKVSDADYAWWKDAFDKLLASEEFAKLRDQRELFPFAMTGPELDTYVKKQVADYKVLAKEFGLIQ; encoded by the coding sequence ATAACCATGACCCTTTCACTGCGTAAACTGGCCCTCGCCGCCGGCTGCATGCTGTTCGCCGGCCAACTGCTGGCCGCTGACGAGCCCAAGCGCCCAGAGTGCATCGCCCCGGCCTCGCCGGGCGGTGGTTTTGACCTGACCTGCAAACTGGCGCAAAGCGCGCTGGTCAACGAGAAGCTGCTGAGCAAGCCGATGCGCGTGACCTACATGCCCGGCGGCGTGGGCGCGGTGGCTTACAACGCTGTGGTCGCCCAGCGTCCTGCGGATGCCGGCACGCTGGTGGCCTGGTCCAGCGGTTCGCTGTTGAACCTGGCCCAGGGCAAGTTCGGTCGTTTCGATGAAAGCGCCGTGCGTTGGTTGGCGGCGGTCGGCACCAGCTACGGTGCCATCGCGGTGAAAGCCGATTCGCCCTACAAGACCCTCGACGATCTGGTCAAAGCCTTGAAGAAAGATCCGGGCAGCGTGGTGATCGGTTCCGGCGGCACCGTCGGCAGCCAGGACTGGATGCAAACCGCGCTGATCGCCAAGGCCGCCGGGATCAACCCGCGCGAACTGCGTTATGTCGCCCTCGAAGGCGGCGGTGAAATTGCCACGGCCCTGCTCGGCGGCCATATCCAGGTGGGCAGTACCGACATCTCCGACTCCATGCCGCACATCCTGAGCGGCGACATGCGCCTGCTGGCGGTGTTCTCCGAACAGCGTCTGGACGAGCCGGAAATGAAGAATATTCCGACCGCCAAAGAGCAAGGCTACGACATCGTCTGGCCGGTGGTGCGTGGCTTCTACCTCGGGCCAAAAGTCAGCGATGCCGACTACGCGTGGTGGAAAGACGCCTTCGACAAACTGCTGGCCTCCGAGGAATTCGCCAAGCTGCGTGACCAGCGCGAGCTGTTCCCGTTCGCCATGACCGGCCCGGAGCTGGACACCTACGTGAAGAAACAGGTGGCTGACTACAAAGTGCTGGCCAAAGAGTTCGGCCTGATCCAGTAA
- a CDS encoding AbrB family transcriptional regulator — MSEVTFKHWWGTPLVGLAGGFLASLVGWPLPYMVGSLLAIILVRCLTPWQLAEIPGGRKCGQWVVGIGIGLHFTPVVIEQVMSHFGLIFFGALVTSLSSVVGVWLMRRSGEDRATAFFSSMPGGSGEMVNLGARNGAVLSRVAAGQSLRVLVVVLCVPAIFKYLLEGGTPQFHPAPVSWPWLLALFPLGALVAWGWQRLRQPNPWLFGPLLVSATASVVWDLHIGLPDGGSQIGQWLIGSGLGCHFNRQFFRRAPSFMGRTLIGTALTMALATLAAVGLSAVTQLDLRSLTLGMMPGGIAEMSLTAETLQLSVPLVTAMQVMRLLFVLFLAEPLFRHWNRQP, encoded by the coding sequence ATGTCTGAGGTCACCTTTAAACATTGGTGGGGCACACCGCTGGTCGGCCTGGCCGGCGGTTTCCTGGCCAGCCTGGTCGGCTGGCCTTTGCCGTACATGGTCGGTTCGCTGCTGGCGATCATCCTGGTGCGCTGCCTCACGCCGTGGCAGCTGGCGGAGATCCCCGGCGGGCGCAAATGCGGCCAATGGGTGGTGGGCATCGGCATCGGCCTGCACTTCACCCCCGTGGTGATCGAACAGGTGATGAGTCACTTCGGCCTGATCTTCTTCGGCGCACTGGTCACCAGCCTGTCGAGCGTGGTCGGCGTGTGGCTGATGCGCCGCAGCGGTGAAGACCGCGCCACGGCGTTTTTCTCCAGCATGCCCGGCGGTTCCGGTGAGATGGTCAACCTCGGCGCACGCAATGGTGCCGTGTTGAGCCGTGTCGCGGCGGGCCAGAGCCTGCGGGTGCTGGTGGTGGTGCTGTGTGTGCCGGCGATTTTCAAGTACTTGCTCGAAGGCGGTACACCGCAGTTTCATCCAGCGCCGGTGAGTTGGCCGTGGCTGCTGGCGCTGTTTCCGCTGGGCGCCTTGGTCGCCTGGGGTTGGCAGCGCTTGCGTCAGCCAAACCCTTGGTTGTTCGGGCCGTTGCTGGTGAGTGCAACGGCCAGCGTGGTCTGGGACCTGCATATCGGCCTGCCCGATGGCGGCAGCCAGATTGGTCAGTGGTTGATCGGCAGTGGCCTGGGGTGCCACTTCAACCGACAGTTCTTTCGTCGGGCGCCGTCGTTCATGGGGCGCACATTGATTGGCACTGCCTTGACCATGGCACTGGCGACGTTGGCGGCGGTGGGTCTGAGTGCAGTGACTCAGTTGGATTTACGCTCGCTGACCCTGGGCATGATGCCCGGTGGCATTGCCGAGATGAGTCTCACGGCCGAGACCCTGCAACTGTCGGTGCCGTTGGTGACGGCGATGCAGGTGATGCGCTTGTTGTTTGTGTTGTTTCTGGCGGAGCCGTTGTTCAGGCATTGGAACCGGCAACCGTAA
- a CDS encoding tripartite tricarboxylate transporter permease: MDTFGYLGQGFGVALSPYNLVTALCGTLIGTVVGLLPGLGPINGVALLIPIAFALGLPPESALILLAAVYLGCEYGGRISSILLNIPGEASTVMTTLDGYPMARKGLAGVALSLSAWSSFIGAFIATCGMVLFAPLLAKWAIAFGPAEYFVLMVFAIVCLGGMAGDKPLKTFVAALIGLFLSAVGIDANSGVYRFTGDNIHLTDGIQFVVLVLGLFSISEILLLLEKTHRGQEAVKATGRMMFNLKEAGAVFVVNIRCGLLGFIMGVLPGAGATLASAVAYMTEKRLAGASGKFGQGDMRGLAAPETAIGASACGALVPMLTLGVPGSGTTAVMIGALSLYNITPGPLLFQQQPDIVWGLIASLFIANIMLVILNIPMIRIFTRILAVPNWALVPVIAIITAIGVYAVHATTFDLFLMVGIGIFGYILRKLDFPLSPVLLGFILGGLMEQNLRRALSISNGALEILWSSPITFGVWVLTAIMLFVPLLRIYRKRALQRRAVADV; the protein is encoded by the coding sequence ATGGATACTTTCGGCTACTTGGGCCAGGGCTTCGGCGTTGCACTGTCCCCTTACAACCTGGTGACCGCGCTCTGCGGCACCCTGATCGGCACCGTGGTCGGCCTGTTGCCGGGCCTGGGCCCGATCAACGGCGTGGCGCTGTTGATCCCCATCGCCTTTGCCCTGGGCCTGCCGCCGGAATCGGCGCTGATCCTGCTGGCAGCCGTGTACCTGGGCTGCGAATACGGTGGGCGCATCAGCTCGATCCTGCTGAACATCCCGGGCGAAGCCTCCACCGTGATGACCACCCTCGACGGCTACCCGATGGCCCGCAAAGGTCTGGCAGGCGTGGCGCTGTCGTTGTCGGCGTGGAGTTCGTTCATCGGCGCGTTTATCGCCACCTGCGGCATGGTGCTGTTTGCGCCGCTGCTGGCCAAATGGGCGATTGCCTTCGGCCCGGCCGAATATTTCGTACTGATGGTGTTCGCAATTGTCTGCCTCGGCGGCATGGCCGGTGACAAGCCACTGAAGACCTTCGTGGCGGCACTGATCGGCCTGTTCCTCTCGGCGGTCGGCATTGACGCCAACAGCGGTGTGTATCGCTTCACCGGCGACAACATCCACCTCACCGACGGCATCCAGTTCGTCGTGCTGGTGCTGGGTCTGTTCTCCATCAGCGAGATTTTGTTGCTGCTGGAAAAAACCCACCGTGGCCAGGAAGCGGTCAAAGCCACCGGGCGCATGATGTTCAACCTGAAGGAAGCCGGCGCGGTGTTCGTGGTGAATATCCGTTGCGGCCTGCTCGGTTTCATCATGGGCGTGCTGCCCGGTGCAGGAGCCACGTTGGCGTCAGCGGTTGCCTACATGACCGAGAAACGCCTGGCCGGTGCCAGCGGTAAATTCGGCCAGGGCGACATGCGCGGCCTCGCCGCTCCGGAAACCGCGATTGGCGCGTCCGCCTGCGGCGCCCTGGTGCCAATGCTGACCCTCGGCGTTCCCGGCTCGGGCACCACGGCGGTGATGATCGGCGCACTGTCGCTGTACAACATCACCCCGGGCCCGCTGCTGTTCCAACAGCAACCGGACATCGTCTGGGGCCTGATCGCCTCGTTGTTCATCGCCAACATCATGCTGGTGATCCTCAACATTCCGATGATCCGCATCTTCACGCGTATCCTCGCCGTGCCGAACTGGGCGCTGGTGCCGGTGATCGCGATCATCACCGCCATCGGGGTGTACGCGGTGCACGCCACCACCTTCGACCTGTTCCTGATGGTGGGTATCGGCATCTTCGGCTACATCCTGCGCAAGCTCGACTTCCCGCTGTCGCCGGTGCTGCTGGGCTTTATCCTTGGCGGTCTGATGGAACAGAACCTGCGCCGTGCGCTGTCGATCTCCAACGGTGCGCTGGAGATCCTGTGGTCGAGCCCGATCACCTTTGGCGTGTGGGTACTGACCGCGATCATGCTGTTTGTGCCGCTGCTGCGTATCTACCGTAAACGTGCCCTGCAGCGTCGTGCCGTGGCCGATGTCTGA